In Capillimicrobium parvum, a genomic segment contains:
- a CDS encoding TetR/AcrR family transcriptional regulator, whose protein sequence is MADDPILDAAHAQVMAVGVKRTTLTDIASRAGVSRMTVYRRYPDVRTVLQALMTREFAALIAQATSEAGDAPDGRERVVRTSVHGAELLAAHPLFLRLLDVDPELLLPYVTERVGAFQKLVIDDLAARLGEAMREGSVREGDPRRMASAIELALRGYVLSAHSDAAEAERVHREDLRRMIDAFLAP, encoded by the coding sequence ATGGCCGACGACCCGATCCTCGACGCCGCGCACGCCCAGGTGATGGCGGTCGGCGTTAAGCGGACCACCCTCACCGACATCGCCTCCCGCGCCGGCGTGAGCCGCATGACCGTGTACCGGCGCTACCCCGACGTGCGCACCGTCCTGCAGGCCCTGATGACCCGCGAGTTCGCGGCGCTCATCGCCCAGGCCACCTCAGAGGCCGGCGACGCGCCCGACGGCCGCGAGCGCGTCGTGCGCACGTCGGTCCACGGCGCCGAGCTGCTGGCCGCCCATCCCCTGTTCCTGCGCCTGCTCGACGTCGACCCCGAGCTGCTGCTGCCGTACGTGACCGAGCGCGTCGGTGCCTTCCAGAAGCTCGTGATCGACGACCTCGCCGCCCGGCTGGGCGAGGCGATGCGGGAGGGCAGCGTCCGCGAGGGCGACCCGCGCCGCATGGCTTCGGCGATCGAGCTGGCCCTGCGCGGTTACGTCCTGTCGGCGCACTCGGATGCCGCCGAGGCCGAGCGCGTGCACCGCGAGGACCTGCGCCGGATGATCGACGCGTTCCTGGCGCCGTAG
- a CDS encoding glycerol-3-phosphate dehydrogenase/oxidase has protein sequence MSHRLEAGSALTADRRTRELAGLAEGRVVDVLIVGGGITGAGVALDAASRGLSVALVERGDLAQGTSRWSSKLAHGGLRYLAGGHPAIAWESAQERAVLLRAAPHLVAPLPMLTPLTPGLPGPVAAGTMSVLRAGDTMRRLAGTPRRRLPNARRIDAPEALRLVPELAATGLRGALMSWDGQLTDDAALVVAVARTAASHSARILTRVAARSLDGDGAVVHDEMTGDELGIAARHVVNATGVWAGELTGGVHLRPSRGSHLIVDAARLGHPRAAFGVPLEGSRSRFVFALPRPDATVLVGLTDVPVLDPVGIADPQVTEEEERGLLRSVSSALELPLEPGDVIGRFAGLRPLVEGDDDATADLSRRHVLVEDPDTRVLTVVGGKLTTYRRMAQDAVDAIVARPGVDAGPCRTTRLALVGALAPDTSLPGVPTRLVRRYGTEAADVIALGHDRPELLQPLAEGVEVTRAELLFAVRHELALTVDDLLDRRTRLGLVPARRAAALHAAREMMEIGREAVSA, from the coding sequence ATGTCACACCGTCTCGAAGCCGGCTCGGCCCTCACCGCCGACCGGCGCACGCGCGAGCTCGCCGGGCTCGCCGAGGGCCGGGTCGTCGACGTCCTCATCGTCGGCGGCGGCATCACGGGGGCCGGCGTGGCCCTGGACGCCGCCTCGCGCGGCCTGAGCGTCGCGCTGGTCGAGCGCGGCGACCTCGCCCAGGGCACCAGCCGCTGGAGCTCGAAGCTCGCGCACGGCGGCCTGCGCTATCTCGCGGGAGGCCATCCGGCCATCGCGTGGGAGTCGGCGCAGGAGCGCGCCGTCCTGCTGCGCGCCGCGCCGCACCTCGTCGCCCCGCTGCCCATGCTGACCCCGCTCACGCCCGGCCTGCCCGGCCCGGTCGCGGCGGGCACCATGTCCGTCCTGCGCGCCGGTGACACCATGCGCCGCCTCGCGGGCACCCCGCGCCGCCGGCTGCCCAACGCCCGGCGCATCGACGCCCCCGAGGCCCTGCGCCTGGTGCCCGAGCTCGCCGCCACCGGCCTGCGCGGCGCTCTCATGAGCTGGGACGGCCAGCTCACCGACGACGCCGCGCTCGTCGTCGCCGTCGCCCGCACCGCGGCCTCCCACAGCGCGCGGATCCTGACCCGCGTCGCCGCGCGCTCGCTCGACGGCGACGGTGCCGTGGTACACGACGAGATGACCGGCGACGAGCTGGGCATCGCGGCCCGCCACGTCGTCAACGCCACCGGCGTCTGGGCCGGCGAGCTCACCGGCGGCGTGCACCTGCGCCCCAGCCGCGGATCGCATCTCATCGTCGACGCTGCCCGCCTCGGCCATCCCCGCGCGGCGTTCGGCGTCCCGCTGGAGGGCTCGCGCTCGCGCTTCGTCTTCGCCCTCCCCCGCCCCGATGCCACCGTGCTCGTCGGGCTCACCGACGTCCCGGTGCTCGACCCGGTCGGCATCGCGGATCCGCAGGTGACCGAGGAGGAGGAGCGCGGGCTGCTGCGCTCGGTGTCGAGCGCGCTGGAGCTCCCGCTCGAGCCGGGCGACGTCATCGGCCGCTTCGCCGGCCTGCGCCCGCTCGTGGAAGGCGACGACGACGCGACCGCGGACCTCTCGCGGCGCCACGTGCTCGTCGAGGACCCCGACACCCGGGTGCTGACCGTCGTCGGCGGCAAGCTCACGACGTATCGCCGCATGGCGCAGGACGCGGTCGACGCGATCGTCGCACGGCCGGGCGTGGACGCCGGGCCGTGCCGGACGACCCGCCTGGCGCTCGTAGGGGCGCTGGCGCCCGACACGTCGCTGCCGGGCGTGCCGACCCGCCTCGTGCGCCGCTACGGCACCGAGGCCGCCGATGTGATCGCCCTCGGCCACGACCGCCCCGAGCTGCTGCAGCCGCTCGCCGAGGGGGTCGAGGTCACGCGCGCGGAGCTGCTGTTCGCCGTCCGCCACGAGCTCGCGCTCACCGTCGACGACCTGCTCGACCGCCGCACCAGGCTCGGGCTCGTCCCCGCTCGGCGGGCCGCCGCGCTCCACGCCGCGCGCGAGATGATGGAGATCGGGCGGGAAGCCGTGTCCGCGTGA
- a CDS encoding FAD-binding oxidoreductase, which translates to MTPAAAPATDPLAPRLRWFGWGPPTPPGAPEMDLPPEADPLLHELGAADVHQHPVALEDVRLAPSTLDTAPFAAVVGEDAVRTDRLTRVAHAAGRSYLDLVRLRAGDASGAPDAVVHPGSPEQVAELLALCDRLDVAVVPFGGGTSVVGGVNPQRGGHRAAVTLDLGRLDRLVSVDRVSLTATAQAGMTGPALESALAEHGLTLGHHPQSFEFSTVGGWAATRSAGQASTGYGAIAELVAGLRCATPAGEIVCRPLPATAAGPDLRQLVIGSEGALGVITEVTLRVRPAPAVRRYEAWTFPSFAAGAEALRTLAQAAAAPDVARLSDEEEVRMNRLVAAHAAAAPEGQVAAIFGWEGDAEDVERRAARSARVARAHGGRTDPGDGGEQWRAGRYAAPYLRDVLLNRGVLAETLETAGEWSRLGELRTAVTGALQATLGARGTPPLVLCHISHLYADGASLYFTVLAAQQLGAEAEQWHAAKAAATEAMLAHGGTVSHHHAVGRDHAPWLADEIGAAGLDALRAAKGRLDPHGIMNPGVLGL; encoded by the coding sequence GTGACGCCCGCGGCCGCCCCCGCCACCGACCCCCTCGCCCCGCGCCTGCGCTGGTTCGGATGGGGCCCACCGACCCCGCCCGGCGCACCCGAGATGGACCTCCCGCCCGAGGCCGACCCGCTCCTGCACGAGCTCGGCGCCGCGGACGTCCACCAGCATCCCGTCGCGCTCGAGGACGTGCGCCTCGCGCCCTCCACGCTCGACACCGCGCCCTTCGCCGCCGTCGTCGGCGAGGACGCCGTGCGCACTGATCGCCTTACCCGCGTCGCGCACGCCGCCGGGCGCAGCTACCTCGACCTCGTGCGCCTGCGCGCCGGCGACGCGAGCGGCGCCCCGGACGCCGTCGTCCATCCCGGCTCGCCGGAGCAGGTGGCCGAGCTGCTGGCCCTCTGCGACCGGCTCGACGTCGCCGTCGTACCGTTCGGCGGCGGCACGAGCGTCGTGGGCGGCGTGAACCCGCAACGCGGCGGCCACCGCGCGGCCGTCACGCTCGACCTCGGCCGCCTCGACCGTCTCGTCTCCGTCGACCGCGTCTCGCTCACGGCGACCGCGCAGGCCGGCATGACCGGCCCCGCGCTGGAGTCCGCGCTCGCCGAGCACGGGCTGACGCTCGGCCACCATCCCCAGTCCTTCGAGTTCAGCACCGTCGGCGGCTGGGCCGCCACCCGCTCGGCCGGCCAGGCCTCCACCGGCTACGGCGCGATCGCCGAGCTGGTCGCCGGCCTGCGCTGCGCCACGCCGGCGGGCGAGATCGTCTGCCGGCCGCTGCCCGCCACCGCCGCCGGGCCCGACCTGCGCCAGCTCGTCATCGGCTCAGAAGGGGCCCTCGGCGTCATCACCGAGGTGACCCTCCGCGTGCGGCCGGCGCCCGCGGTGCGCCGCTACGAGGCGTGGACCTTCCCGTCGTTCGCCGCCGGGGCCGAGGCGCTGCGCACGCTGGCCCAGGCCGCGGCCGCTCCCGACGTCGCCCGCCTCTCCGACGAGGAGGAGGTGCGGATGAACCGGCTCGTCGCCGCGCACGCCGCCGCCGCGCCCGAGGGTCAGGTCGCGGCCATCTTCGGCTGGGAGGGCGATGCCGAGGACGTCGAGCGCCGGGCGGCCCGGTCCGCACGCGTCGCGCGCGCCCACGGCGGCCGGACGGACCCCGGCGACGGCGGCGAGCAGTGGCGCGCCGGCCGCTACGCGGCGCCCTACCTGCGCGACGTCCTGCTCAACCGCGGGGTGCTCGCCGAGACGCTCGAGACCGCCGGCGAATGGTCGCGGCTCGGTGAGCTGCGCACCGCGGTCACCGGCGCCCTGCAGGCGACCCTCGGTGCGCGCGGCACGCCGCCGCTCGTGCTCTGCCACATCTCCCACCTGTACGCCGACGGCGCGTCGCTGTACTTCACCGTCCTGGCCGCCCAGCAGCTCGGGGCCGAGGCCGAGCAGTGGCACGCCGCCAAGGCGGCGGCGACCGAGGCGATGCTCGCGCACGGCGGCACCGTCTCGCACCACCACGCCGTCGGCCGCGACCATGCGCCGTGGCTCGCGGACGAGATCGGGGCGGCGGGGCTCGACGCCCTGCGCGCGGCGAAGGGCCGCCTGGACCCGCACGGGATCATGAACCCCGGCGTGCTCGGCCTGTAG
- a CDS encoding SpoIIE family protein phosphatase — protein sequence MTVQRADDDRLTEETLRLALEGTQTGSWIWDVETDVISWSANLGPLHGMARGAAPSTFEQWLACVHPEDRDEVAALVSAALEGADSYACEFRLAGGEGGTERWLHSRAHVMRDGPGVPARAIVGLTTDVTARHRREEAMEVLADAGLALAATRTPEANLQRIADLVVPRLADWCAAHLLDAEGRPTRVAIAHPGPDRVAWASTLEHRSDTARVGPAEVLRTGRSELYREITEQLLDTAAAGDDEHRELLRSLGLRSAMVVPISAHERTLGTLTFLYAESNRRYDEDDLAVGEELGRRAGLAIENATLQRAQQQANRRLRDLQSVADVALTHLELEAMLDELLRRLAAVLDSDVAKVLLFDERRRVLRVRAAIGLAGDVVDALEVPAGAGVAGRLAVAGRPLILSDLGGEDVVLEDLREPGRALAGVPLRVDGEVTGVLIVSSREHPYDQDDLQLLELVADRVSLAIRQAELYEAARDAALSLQRSLLPDVPPVLAGLQVAARYLPGHDGDEVGGDWYDLFALPDGRVAIVVGDIVGRGLYAAARMGRVRTALRAYAHDSASPADAVGRLDRLVAADDIAEFATLLVIFLDPQTGAARACSAGHPPPLLVAAEDAETVAVAAGPPIGIGTAARRETALTVPAGATLVAYTDGLVERRTLPLDAGIERVREAAAGGQAGESAEQLVERVVAEIIGVGGTDDDVAVVAVRRLGPQLQRTFAAEPSAVAEARHEVTSFAHAHGFAQKMLGDLALAVSEACTNVVVHAYRDHPVPGPMHVAARMQDGALEVTVADEGGGVRPRGDSPGVGLGLQIMARTAESCEVRDAPGGGASLVLRFADPVARVREGRRL from the coding sequence ATGACGGTGCAGCGCGCCGATGACGACCGCCTGACCGAGGAGACGCTGCGCCTCGCCCTCGAGGGCACGCAGACGGGCAGCTGGATCTGGGACGTCGAGACCGACGTGATCTCGTGGTCGGCCAACCTCGGCCCGCTGCACGGCATGGCGCGTGGCGCCGCCCCGAGCACCTTCGAGCAGTGGCTGGCGTGCGTGCACCCGGAAGACCGCGACGAGGTGGCCGCGCTCGTCAGCGCCGCGCTGGAGGGCGCCGACAGCTACGCATGCGAGTTCCGCCTGGCGGGCGGCGAGGGCGGCACCGAGCGCTGGCTGCACTCGCGCGCCCACGTGATGCGCGACGGGCCGGGCGTTCCCGCCCGCGCGATCGTCGGGCTCACCACGGACGTCACCGCCCGCCATCGCCGCGAGGAGGCGATGGAGGTGCTCGCCGACGCGGGGCTGGCCCTGGCCGCCACGCGCACGCCCGAGGCGAACCTGCAGCGGATCGCCGACCTCGTCGTGCCGCGCCTGGCCGACTGGTGCGCGGCCCACCTCCTCGACGCGGAGGGCCGTCCGACACGGGTCGCCATCGCGCATCCCGGCCCCGACCGCGTCGCGTGGGCGAGCACGCTCGAGCACCGGTCGGACACCGCCAGGGTCGGACCCGCGGAGGTGCTGCGCACCGGCCGGTCCGAGCTGTACCGGGAGATCACCGAGCAGCTGCTCGACACGGCCGCCGCAGGCGACGACGAACACCGCGAGCTCCTGCGCAGCCTCGGCCTGCGCTCGGCGATGGTCGTCCCGATCAGCGCCCACGAACGGACGCTCGGCACGCTGACCTTCCTGTACGCCGAGTCCAACCGCCGATACGACGAGGACGACCTCGCGGTCGGCGAGGAGCTCGGCCGCCGGGCGGGGCTGGCGATCGAGAACGCCACGCTCCAGCGCGCCCAGCAGCAGGCCAACCGCCGCCTGCGCGACCTGCAGTCGGTCGCCGACGTGGCGCTCACCCACCTCGAGCTCGAGGCGATGCTCGACGAGCTTCTCCGGCGCCTCGCGGCGGTCCTCGACTCCGACGTCGCCAAGGTCCTGCTGTTCGACGAGCGGCGCCGGGTCCTGCGCGTCCGCGCGGCGATCGGCCTCGCCGGCGACGTCGTCGACGCACTCGAGGTGCCGGCCGGCGCCGGCGTCGCCGGGCGCCTGGCCGTCGCCGGACGGCCGCTGATCCTCTCGGACCTCGGCGGCGAGGATGTCGTGCTCGAGGACCTGCGCGAGCCGGGCCGCGCGCTGGCCGGCGTGCCGCTGCGCGTGGACGGCGAGGTCACCGGCGTGCTCATCGTCTCCAGCCGGGAGCATCCGTACGACCAGGACGACCTGCAGCTGCTCGAGCTCGTCGCCGACCGCGTGAGCCTGGCGATCCGCCAGGCCGAGCTCTACGAGGCGGCCCGGGACGCGGCGCTCTCCCTGCAGCGCAGCCTGCTGCCCGACGTCCCGCCCGTCCTGGCCGGCCTGCAGGTCGCCGCACGCTACCTCCCCGGTCACGACGGCGACGAGGTCGGCGGCGACTGGTACGACCTCTTCGCGCTGCCCGACGGACGCGTGGCGATCGTCGTCGGCGACATCGTCGGCCGTGGGCTGTACGCCGCTGCGCGGATGGGGCGCGTGCGCACCGCGCTGCGCGCATACGCGCACGACTCGGCCTCCCCCGCCGATGCGGTCGGGCGGCTCGACCGGCTGGTCGCGGCGGACGACATCGCCGAGTTCGCCACGCTGCTCGTGATCTTCCTGGACCCGCAGACCGGCGCGGCCCGCGCGTGCAGCGCCGGACACCCGCCGCCGCTGCTCGTCGCCGCCGAGGATGCCGAGACGGTGGCGGTGGCCGCCGGCCCGCCCATCGGGATCGGGACGGCCGCGCGCCGGGAGACCGCACTGACCGTGCCGGCCGGCGCGACGCTCGTCGCCTACACGGACGGCCTGGTCGAGCGCCGGACGCTGCCGCTCGACGCCGGGATCGAGCGCGTCCGCGAGGCCGCGGCCGGCGGGCAGGCGGGAGAGAGCGCCGAACAGCTCGTCGAGCGCGTCGTCGCGGAGATCATCGGCGTGGGCGGCACGGACGACGACGTGGCGGTCGTGGCGGTGCGCCGGCTCGGCCCCCAGCTTCAGCGGACGTTCGCCGCGGAGCCGTCCGCCGTGGCGGAGGCGCGCCACGAGGTGACCTCGTTCGCCCACGCCCACGGGTTCGCGCAGAAGATGCTCGGGGACCTCGCCCTCGCGGTCAGCGAGGCGTGCACGAACGTCGTGGTGCACGCGTACCGCGACCACCCGGTCCCCGGCCCGATGCACGTCGCCGCGCGCATGCAGGATGGCGCGCTCGAGGTGACCGTGGCGGACGAGGGCGGCGGCGTGCGTCCGCGCGGGGACAGCCCCGGCGTGGGGCTCGGCCTGCAGATCATGGCCCGCACCGCCGAGTCCTGCGAGGTGCGCGACGCGCCGGGCGGCGGCGCCTCCCTGGTCCTGCGCTTCGCCGATCCCGTCGCGCGGGTGCGGGAGGGCCGGCGGCTGTGA